Proteins from a single region of Streptomyces sp. Tu 3180:
- a CDS encoding TetR family transcriptional regulator, whose protein sequence is MAARDPEATRARIFEAAVAEFARHGIAGARIDRIAAEAKANKQLIYAYFGNKAELFAIVLEKKMLDLAEAVPVDPDDIEGWVDRLMDYHAAHPELLRLLFWEGLEYGTDELPHEAGRQEHYVRKVALLRDGQERGVVTDAIPAGDLLFLLTAVANWTAVVPQMRRILVGDGAEDRDRLRASVKEAARRLVAR, encoded by the coding sequence ATGGCAGCAAGGGACCCCGAGGCCACCAGGGCCCGGATCTTCGAGGCGGCGGTCGCCGAGTTCGCCCGCCACGGCATCGCCGGCGCCCGCATCGACCGCATCGCGGCCGAGGCGAAGGCCAACAAGCAGCTGATCTACGCCTACTTCGGCAACAAGGCGGAGCTGTTCGCGATCGTCCTCGAGAAGAAGATGCTGGACCTCGCCGAGGCCGTCCCCGTCGACCCGGACGACATCGAGGGCTGGGTCGACCGCCTGATGGACTACCACGCCGCCCACCCCGAACTGCTGCGGCTGCTCTTCTGGGAGGGCCTGGAGTACGGCACCGACGAACTGCCCCACGAGGCCGGGCGCCAGGAGCACTACGTCCGCAAGGTCGCCCTGCTCAGGGACGGCCAGGAGCGGGGCGTCGTCACCGACGCCATTCCGGCCGGGGACCTGCTGTTCCTGCTGACCGCGGTGGCCAACTGGACGGCCGTCGTCCCGCAGATGCGCCGCATCCTGGTCGGCGACGGGGCCGAGGACCGCGACCGGCTCCGGGCCTCGGTGAAGGAGGCGGCCCGCCGCCTGGTGGCCCGCTGA
- a CDS encoding MFS transporter, whose product MSSATTDTTTHQGRKPPARAAGAPRRPGSALFLTLLAVCSAVTAANIYLAAPLLSLMARDFGSTPSAVAWIASVAQFGYAVGLLFFAPLGDTASRRRLVAVLTVVTALALVAGAAAPGTGALAGAVFVASAATVVPQLLVPLVAERAPAERRARHVAAVIAGLFTGIVAARVVGGLAGQAFGWRWVFAGAALLTLALGLATALVLPAERRERAGSLFGGLAALPGLLRRSPDLWRASVRQAGMFGAWSALWTSLALLLTGPAYGLSTATAGLFGLLGLAASAVAPLAGGMVDRFGAARVVRGAYLLAAVSVPLFWLGGHVLWALFVAAVAIHAALVASHVANQTLALTSTSSPAAANTAYVVSGFAGGATASALAGSAFAHFGWSGVSAVAGVWLALGWGSTAVSRGRR is encoded by the coding sequence ATGTCATCAGCGACCACCGACACCACCACCCACCAGGGCCGGAAGCCGCCCGCCCGGGCCGCCGGGGCGCCGCGGCGGCCCGGTTCCGCGCTCTTCCTCACCCTGCTCGCCGTCTGCAGCGCGGTCACGGCCGCCAACATCTACCTCGCCGCCCCGCTGCTCTCCCTGATGGCCCGCGACTTCGGGTCGACCCCGTCCGCCGTGGCCTGGATCGCCTCCGTCGCCCAGTTCGGCTACGCCGTCGGGCTGCTCTTCTTCGCCCCGCTCGGTGACACCGCCAGCCGGCGCCGGCTGGTCGCCGTCCTCACCGTGGTCACCGCCCTGGCCCTGGTCGCCGGCGCGGCCGCCCCCGGCACCGGCGCGCTCGCGGGCGCCGTGTTCGTCGCCTCGGCCGCGACGGTCGTCCCCCAGCTCCTCGTCCCGCTGGTCGCCGAACGCGCCCCCGCCGAACGCCGCGCCCGCCATGTCGCCGCCGTGATCGCCGGCCTGTTCACCGGCATCGTCGCGGCCCGGGTCGTCGGCGGGCTCGCCGGTCAGGCCTTCGGCTGGCGCTGGGTGTTCGCGGGCGCCGCCCTGCTCACCCTCGCCCTCGGGCTGGCCACGGCCCTCGTCCTGCCCGCCGAGCGGCGGGAACGGGCCGGCTCGTTGTTCGGCGGTCTCGCCGCCCTGCCCGGGCTGCTCCGCCGCTCGCCCGACCTGTGGCGCGCCTCCGTGCGCCAGGCGGGGATGTTCGGTGCGTGGAGCGCCCTGTGGACCTCCCTCGCGCTGCTGCTGACCGGCCCGGCCTACGGCCTGTCCACCGCCACCGCCGGTCTCTTCGGCCTCCTCGGGCTCGCGGCGAGCGCGGTGGCGCCGCTGGCGGGCGGGATGGTCGACCGCTTCGGCGCCGCCCGGGTCGTGCGGGGGGCGTATCTGCTCGCGGCGGTCTCCGTGCCGCTGTTCTGGCTGGGCGGGCACGTCCTCTGGGCCCTGTTCGTCGCCGCGGTCGCGATCCACGCGGCCCTGGTCGCCTCGCACGTCGCCAACCAGACCCTGGCCCTGACCAGTACGTCCAGCCCGGCCGCGGCCAACACCGCCTACGTCGTCTCCGGCTTCGCCGGCGGCGCCACCGCCTCCGCCCTCGCGGGGAGCGCCTTCGCCCACTTCGGCTGGAGCGGGGTCTCGGCGGTGGCCGGTGTCTGGCTGGCCCTGGGGTGGGGGAGCACGGCGGTGTCGCGCGGGCGGCGGTGA